The following coding sequences are from one Lolium rigidum isolate FL_2022 chromosome 6, APGP_CSIRO_Lrig_0.1, whole genome shotgun sequence window:
- the LOC124664921 gene encoding uncharacterized protein LOC124664921, with translation MHLAADYPHRAGGGRLGLGPLAAAVLRTENRRRAIAGGAVLASALLLVATPRLPHSPALHLFADMRNLLGVPNTLNVLTAYPLLLAGVPGLVLCLFGSGCFGISLRWEALGWFLFYAGNVCAAFGSAYYHLKPDDDRLIWDRLPMMMSASSLLSILVIERVDERAGLSCLISLLSLLLVSTACERVLDDMRLWVVLNLVPCVVIPAMLFLFPPKYTHSRFWFLATGFYLLARFEGLADRKVYSVNRYFISGHSLEHLCFAMVTLILTVMLSFRNIKITRDS, from the exons ATGCATCTCGCCGCCGACTACCCCCatcgcgccggcggcggccgcctcggcctcggccccctcgccgccgccgtgctccgtaCCGAGAACCGTCGCCGTGCGATCGCAGGAGGCGCCGTCCTCGCCTCGGCGCTGCTGCTCGTCGCCACGCCACGCCTCCCCCACTCCCCGGCGCTCCACCTCTTCGCCGACATGCGCAACCTCCTCGGCGTGCCCAACACCCTCAACGTGCTCACCGCCTACCCGCTCCTCCTTGCCGGAGTACCGGGACTCGTCCTCTGCCTCTTCGGCAGCGGATGCTTTGGCATCAG TTTAAGGTGGGAGGCCTTGGGATGGTTCCTCTTCTATGCTGGGAATGTATGTGCAGCATTTGGCTCAGCTTACTATCACCTCAAGCCAGATGATGACCGGTTGATTTGGGACAGGTTGCCG ATGATGATGTCAGCCTCCTCACTTTTGTCTATATTAGTAATTGAAAGAGTTGATGAGAGGGCTGGGTTATCTTGTTTGATATCACTCCTGTCTCTCTTACTCGTGAGCACTGCATGTGAAAG GGTTCTTGATGATATGCGTCTTTGGGTTGTTTTAAACTTGGTTCCTTGTGTTGTGATTCCTGCAATGCTATTCTTGTTCCCACCAAAGTATACTCACTCaagattttggtttcttgctacgG GCTTTTACCTACTGGCAAGATTTGAAGGCCTTGCTGACAGAAAGGTTTACAGTGTGAATAGATACTTCATTAGCGGTCATTCCTTGGAGCACCTTTGCTTTGCCATGGTTACCTTGATACTTACTGTGATGTTATCCTTCAGAAATATAAAGATCACCAG GGACTCGTGA